In the Thermomicrobiales bacterium genome, ACGGCCAGCGGTAATCTCGTGCGTGGCCAATACAATGGCGTGCTGCGCCTGAACCCGATTCAGGACAACTGGGTCTTTGCGAACAACTCGATCCCGATCACCTTCACATGGCAGCCGCCCGAACCGACGGCGACGATCCCGCCAACGGCGACACTGGTCCCGCTAACGCCCACGCCGGTGCCACCAACGCCGACACCCGTGCCACCGACACCCACACCCACGCCGGTCGCCGGCATCACTATCGATCGACAGGGTGGCGGCGATCTCGGCACGGTGACAGCGGGTTCAGATACTCCACTGTCCGGGACATCCACGCTCATCGTCACGTTCGATGACGAGGCCCTGCGCCAGAACGCTGGCGTCGACCTGCGCACGACAATCGGCGACGCAGCCGACAGCGGGCGATTCTGGCTCATCGATCCCGAGACATCCCAGCCACGTGACACGATCACCGTCACGGCGAACGGTCGCGCCACTGCCTCGGTGGAGGTCGGCTACGACATCACCCCGCCGAGCAGCGGGCGCTTCATCCCCGGCAGCAGCAAGCAGCCCGCGGTCGTCGCAGTCACCAGCGGCAACGCGACCATTGCGACGGCCGGCAACGACGGCGCGGCCGACGGCCAACTCAGGTACTCGTACACCATCCGCTATCCCTTTGGGCCCATACAGTTGCTTGCTCTGCTGGTCCTGCTCCTGCTGATCCTGCTCGCGCTATTCTGGAAATTCCACGCGCGCTTCCCGAAGAACGCGACGGTTGTCGCTGGCAATGGGCAAGTGGAAACCGTGCGACCAATGTCAGAGCGAGGCATGCTCGCGAAATTCTTCCCGAGGGAGATCGAGGTCGGCACGCTCGCTGGCATCAACATCAATGCCCTCGGGCCAGTCGCCCGCCTGACACCCCGCACCTCCGTGCTCAGCATGTTCCGAAACGCGACCTATCTGGTCCCGGAGTCCACATCGGACGACAACCAGTTGCGGGTCAACGGCTCGGCGATCACGATGCGATGCCAGCTGAATGACGGGGATAACATCACGACCAACACCGGCTCGTTTACCTACCGAGACGACCGGGCCGGACGGACCGCGCAAAGCGGCGGTAGTGGCAATGCATTTGACGGCAAGGCATCACCACCACCATCAAATAGCTCGTACTTCGGTGCTTAGAAGGGACCAGTCTTCATGATTCCACCGTCCATCATCGTCGGCGTCGGGGGCCAGGGCTCGGCGATCGCGCTCGGCGTCAAGGAACGCCTCAAAGAGTTCGCCCGCGCCCGAGCAACGCCGTTGACCGAAAAGGCTGAGCTAGACGCGATCGAGAAGTCCGTTCGCATCTTCTCTCTCGACATCGACCACAACACGGCGATCAACAGCCGGTTCACCCAGAACGAGCTGCTGCTACTGAAGCCTGCATCGCCGGACGCGATGATCAAATCCCGCACTGGAAATCTGGACAAGTGGTGGCCGGAGCACGTCACACAACCGGGAGGATTCATCAACGGCGCTGGTGGCATGCGCGCCAAGGGCCGTCTCGCCTACTACATGCTGGGCAGAAAGCACGCCGAGCAGATCGCCGATTCGGTTGATAAACTGCGCGCCAACGCCCAGACAGCGGGTTACGGCATCGGCACAGCGATTACCGTGTTCGTCTACATCGTCGGCTCGGTATCGGGTGGGACCGGCAGCGGGATCATGCTGACGCTCGCTCAGCATCTGCGCTCGCTCGTGGACGATGACGTGCATATCGTCGGCGCCATCCCGCTGGCCAGCATCATGCAGCATGGACCAGGCGATTTTCAGCGCGACAACATCTATGCCAACTGCTCGGCAGCCCTGCGGGAGATAGACTGGTGGATGTTGCCCGAGAAGTATCGGCCAGCGTCGATCGCGCCGTTCTTCTATCTCAATGGCACACCCATCGCAGGTAACGGGAGTGATCACAAGAACGAAACGCCATTCGACCTCTGTTATCTCTTCGCTGAAAGCAATCAGGCCGGCAAGCCACTGCCATCCTTCGGAGCCTACACCGAGCTGATCGCCGACTGCATCGCCCTCGATGTCGATTCTCCAGCGGCCAGCGCCAGCCACTCACTTATCTCCAACATTCTCGGAGGGTTGAATAACAAGATAAGCCCGCCGGTCGACGACGGCAGCAAGGCCACCAAATCGGTCCTCTTCGCCGGCGCGGGCGCGGCGTCGATCGTCTTCTCCGTCCCCGAGACGACCGGGTATCTCGGCGACCATCTCCTGCTGCACGTGCTCGATTCGATCGTGTTGATCAGCCAGGACCGCGGCGACGAGGCACGTCGATGGCTCAATAACGGAGACCGAGAAGTTCTCCCGAACGCTGGGCAAGTCAGGCTACGCGAGCGACTGAAGCAGGCCCATACCGACGTCGCCACCGGGCAGGTGCACCAGGCTGAAGCTGCTCCGGAGCCCAGGTTCGAAAATGTCGACCGGAAGAGCTGGGTTACCCTCGTTCGGAACCAGCGATCCCTGGTCGATGACACCTGGCTCAAGACGCTCAGAGGTCTTCTGGCCAGGAACGAGCCGATCATCCTCAATGAGCTCTGGGGCCAGCTGCTGGTCACAGTCAACACGACGCTGGAGGAAAACAGAGGCAACGGACTGCGCCACGCTGCGGATCTGCTCCGCGGGATCAGTGGCAGTCTCGCCAACCGCATTGAAGCACTGACGAACGAGATCGACAGCACAGAGCCAAACCGTCCAGGTCTTCGACAGAAGCTCGATCTGGGGGTCAGAAGATACGACGAGGCCATTGAGCGGTTGACGGTGGGCGGCAAGTCGCCGTTCGGCGGCAAGGGCAAGCAGGACGCTCAGGCGCAGGCGTTCCTCAGCACCTGGTGGCGACCGTATGTCAGCACGCAGCGAGATATTGCCGAGGCCAGTGCGGAGCTCTCGCTACTCACGAACCTCAATGCCCATGTCGCCCGTCTGCGTACCGCGCTGGAGCAGGCGATTACCGAGCTGGAACGACAGCGAGTAGATCTGAGACTTGGTCTCGACGACCACTTCAAGCAGTCTCGCGGCCAGATGGCACAGCAGGATCGCGTCCTTGCCGACCGGGCGCTGGTCGACGAGGTCTTTGCTCGCGACATCACGAACGCTCAGACGCCAGATTCTCAGGCGCTCAGGGACATTGCGGTCGGATTTACCACCAGCGGCAGCTCTTTGCGGACCTGGCTGCTCAAGCCCGCCAACCAACGCGGCACGCAGGCACAGGAGGCCGCACATCTCAGCACCGCAGTGAGCAGCGCCGTTAGGGACGCAAGGAACAAGGCAGCCGATCAGTTCAGCGCCACCGTCCAGAGCATGTCCATCTGGGATGCGATGGAGCATGAGTTCTACGCGCGGGTCGGGCTGGGTAAGGTCGACACGTTCCTCGATGCGGTTGGCGGCGTACCGGGCACTGGCGATGCTGCCCGCAGGCTCACCCAGTACATGCAGTCACGGGTCAGCTCATGTATCGCCGCGGCGGTCCCCTACTGGTCGCTGAGCCGGGCGAATCAGGAGCGCTACCAGGATCTCTACCACATCATTCATTCCGTGCAGGCTTCCTATGCCAAGGAGCCGTTCGATGCTCCAGATGCGTCCGAGGCGTTGAAAACTCTCAAGGAAGCGCTCAAAGGAATGCTCAGCGGTGGGTCCGCGCCGGACACGTCGGGGCAATCGATCCACCACTTCTTCGTGTCGTCTCGCGAGTGGGGCGCTCCGCTGTTCATGATCAATGACGACGAGCGCCAGCAAATGGCCAATAGCGAGCGAACCTGGACCAAACAAAAGGGCCACGTCTACATCGACCAGCGCTACGTCGGCGTGCTGCCGGATGACCTCTCGCTCGAGGGCATGCAGCAGCGTATCGATCAGCTCGCCGAGCAGAAACGGCATGCGGACGCCGCGACGCAGACAACCCTGCGGCGGGTGGTCGAGACGCTGGGCATCGCGCTGGAGTTGGACTATGCCCGGGAGAACAAGGTCGGGGGATCGTTCGATATCGCCACCTCGGCCAGCAAGCATGTCTACTACCCATACGCACAGGATATCTACGCGGCCATCCGGCGGTTGCACGATCGCTCCGACGAGCTCAAAGAGTTCGCAGTCGTGGTCAACGCCGGATGGTCAAAGCTCCTCACCAGCGAGCAGTGCCATCGAATCAGTAACCGCATCGACGTGATTGACCGGCAGATCGGCGAGATGCCGATCGGGGAGGATCCGAAGAAGGACACGCTCGTGTTGATGCGCGACGCCATGGTGGGATTGCAACAGGACCTGAACGGCCACCGATGAGCGTGACCACTGCGCTGCAGCGTCCAGTACTGGTGATGGCGGTCGGTGACGCCGCCATGCGGCCGACCATGCTGCTGGCTGACTGGCTGCCGGCCATGCCGGCGGTCCGCCTCGTCGCGCTGAGCGCGGTGGATTCCGATGACGACCGCATCGCCACGATCGCGCCGGAGCAGGTTGACCTCGAGCTGGATCGGGTGCTCCGCGGCCAGACCTCCGGCGACGCGCAGCGGATCCACTGGATCGTGCTGGCGCAGATCTCCGGGGAGGACGGGGCAGATGCGAGGCAGCTTCTGCTTGAGACGATCGTTCCGGCAGCCCGGCAGCTGAACATCAACACTCGCCCGTTCGCGCTGACGATGGTGCTGCTCGATACGGCGGTCGAGCGCGGGGGGATATCCAGCGAATTCCTCCAGCGGCTCGCAGGTGAGATTCACTCGGCGTCGATCGCCGACAAATCACAGGTGTACGTCGTGCAGGCGCTGCTCGCCAGTGGGTTCGCGCTGGAGCAGTACGAGGTCGATGAGGCCGGCGCGCTCGCCTGTCAGGCACTCATCCTCAGCAATTTGCCGGGGAATGTCGTGCCAGTAGACCTCGCCGTGGCAAGTCCGAATAACGTCATCGTCATCGCCAACAACGCGGACCAACTCGGCATCTTCGGGCGTATCGCCGTCTCCTCCATTCGGTCGCGAGATGCGGAGATCGCCGATCGCTCCGCGACGCGGCACGTCTCGGAGTTCGGATTACGTCAGACCGATCCCAAAGCGCGTGTCGCGGCACACTGGAAACCGCCGATCTTCAGCGTCAATCGACCGCAGATGAGCAACGACGCCAGCGCCCGGATCGGCGCGTCGCTGTCCGGCGGGCCGAAGGCGTCGTTCGGCGGCGCGCCGAGTCTCTGGGGCGATCCGGAGCGCGAGCTGCGGCGCGTCCTCGGGGACGCGGGCTCCTGGATCGCGCAACTCGACGGCTGGCAGCGGAGGGTGCGCACCGATTTCTCCAGCGTGCTGCGCGAGTTGCGCGAGGCATCAGCTACGGAGCGCCACCGGGTCCGGGATGTGATCGACCACCAGGCGAGCGCGCTCTGGAGCGACCCGAAGATTGACCAGCCGATCCCCTATCTGCACGAGTGGATCGATCGGCAGCATCTACATCTGGCCGAAGACCGTCGCCCACAACAACAGTACACCGAGGGGTTGCGTCTGGACACACAGGCGAATGCCCACATCTCTTTGGAGGGTTCTTTTCAATCCTTGAGCATCGAGATGTCTCGCAGGCCGAACATGGCGTTGCTGGCGGCGTTCACCGCACTCGTACTCTTCGGCGGGGTTGCGTTGCTCTGGTCGATGACCGGGCGACTGGCCGAACTGGCGACCAGGGCCGATATATTGTGGCTCGGCCCGAATATCACTGACCAGGTTGTGCTGCTGCGTGTCATCGTCCTCTTGCTCTTCATCGGACTGACCCTCGCAGCCGGCGCGTCGTCCATCTGGGATGCGCACATGCGCTGGACTCGGGCGTATCAGGGTATTCTCGCCGCGACTCAGCGCGTCGGACAACGAGAGACCGACGCACTGAGCCGCGAAATACAGCTGGTCGATAGCCACTGGCACCTGAAAACGATCTCGGCGGCGCAGCGACATATGAAGAACGTCAACGAACGGCTGACGCAGATCGGGCTGCAGCTCAGGCGCGCACCACGGCCGCGAGGGCCGGCCGGATATTCCTCAGGTCGCCTCATCCATTATGTGCCACGCATCGCCTTCGCTGCGGGGACATCCGAGGACTCCACGCCACTACCGCCAGAGACTGCACTTCAGCTGCTGCGCGCGCCCGATGCCGCCGAACGCTGGGTCGTTGGAGATGTCGAGCGGTGGAGGCGTGATTCTCACACCGAGCTGAAGAATCGCGATCTCGAGCTACTCCAGACCGACCCCAATACTGCCGGAGTTGATTTACGCAACGCCTACGCCGACTACGCCTCGCATTGGACGGACATCGCGAACGAGTTCATGATCCCCGTCTACCAACTGCCCGATATGCAGGTGGCGGGGCATGACATGGTATTCACAACCGGCCGGCTCTCGACAATCGCGGTCACGAGCGACGGACAATTGAGTGTCGGTAGGATTATTGAGTACCCGAGTGAGCGAGATGAAATCCTCTTCTGCCGGTTTCAGATGGGATTAACCGCGGCGACTGTACGGCTGTGACGCCAAGAGGAGGATGTTGACGAATGGCAGCCCTTCTGGCGTACGTCTGCACGCTCGTCGTGATTCCGCTTTTCCTCGCGATGGACCGGCTGGCCGGCGGCTATCTCATCGATATGCTCTACTCACCGGTTCCGATCATTCGGAACATTTCGTGGGTGCCGGCGACGATCTTCTATCTCGTTGTTATCTACGCGGGCGCCTGGGCTGCGTTCACCGTGCTACTACGCGGCGTTCGGGAACTGGACGATCTCGATGCATCGCCGCGCCGTGCATCCGGCCTCGTCAGGCTCGACCGGACAATCCGCTGGGACTACGGTCAGTGGCCGGTCTATCTCTCGCTCATCGTCATTATTGTGTCGCTGGTTACCCTGCCGGCGATGGTCACCCACCTGGTATCGCCAGTCGTCTGGACGCTGGTCGCGCTCCTCGCGCCAACCATCATCAGCGTCCGGAGGGAACGCGAACCAGCGCCAATCATGTCCACCTCACGACCTGTTGATCACAAGGTCGCCAAGCCGGATTCGCTTCCGCTGAATGAGGTGACGCAGCATTTACGCAACCATAAGCGGTACCGGGGGCAATTGCGCGCGGCGATGCATCTACCCGCCCGTGCGTCGCTGACCTATGCCGACGCCTACGCGCACATCCTGGAACGGCATTTTCAGGACGGCACGCTTATGCGAGCGGTACTGGCATCGCTCGGCATCACCGGGACTGAGCAGCTCTACCCGCATCAGCGCGATGCGCTGGCCCAACTGCTGGACGACGACGAAGGCTCGCCGACGAGTCACCTGATTCTGGCGACTGGACCAGGCAGCGGTCGGCATATGACACTCTTCCTGGCAACGCTCGAACGTGCGTTGCGCCGCGGGTCGAATGTGCTCGTCGTCACCCCCAACGAGCAGATTCTGAAGCGCGAATACGAGCGATTTCGCGAGTTAGCCGATCAGACTGACTGGCACTACGCGCTCCATGAAATGCGGCTGGACGCGTCGTATCGCCGCGGCATACCTGACCCACCGCCGGAGATCGTCTTCTGCTCGCTCGACACGCTGCATGGCGTCATGCTGAAGGACACTCGCCCGTGGGGTGAGTTCTTCGCCGGGCTGGATCTGGTGATCACGTACGATATCGATCACTATACGAGCATCGTGGGCGCGAATGCAGCACAGGTCTTTCGTCGGCTGCGCCTGGTTACAGCAGCGGCCGGCGGCAAGCTGCAGTTCACAGCCACTGCGCGCCCAGCCGCGAATCTCGAAGCGTTCGCGACTGCACTTTTCGGCATCGACCCGAGTGTCGACCACGTTCACCGCTACGCAGTTGACGGCAGCGCCCGGCCCGAGCAAACGTTCGGCGTCTGGCTTCCACCACTCGATCGCTACGGGGAAGCCGGAGTCGGTGGCCATGCAGTCGCGCGGGTACGCCGGCAATCTGCCTTGGCAGCAGCCGTCGAGCTGGCGAGCGTGCTCGTCAGCCTGACCGACGACTATCGACTGCTCGTGCACTGTTACGATCGAGGTCGCGTTGATGC is a window encoding:
- a CDS encoding vWA domain-containing protein → MNVKSRGVTSPRLRSMLFVALLLTTLLAGSAGRAAQAAQGRDVIILLDTTVSMKGEGGTANIWDEVRNRVSRQISYLGDDVHFALIPFADGPRIKGIWPPQSNDPTATFQLSPSTEQTRKEADEFLSGMTPDGRGTYICESLEYAIQKLADWSAGQGGGDRIQTIYLYTDGDEEGEQCRQNFAESLAKIFNSKSGEYPYLNTVYVDLGKQISDADKVIIEQAPGITIVPNIPDVISISDDPIDLGNLYDHPTGVTISLTLKSGAPVSNGVARGAVLNILPANLGITFAPTTINLTQPMNITFTASGNLVRGQYNGVLRLNPIQDNWVFANNSIPITFTWQPPEPTATIPPTATLVPLTPTPVPPTPTPVPPTPTPTPVAGITIDRQGGGDLGTVTAGSDTPLSGTSTLIVTFDDEALRQNAGVDLRTTIGDAADSGRFWLIDPETSQPRDTITVTANGRATASVEVGYDITPPSSGRFIPGSSKQPAVVAVTSGNATIATAGNDGAADGQLRYSYTIRYPFGPIQLLALLVLLLLILLALFWKFHARFPKNATVVAGNGQVETVRPMSERGMLAKFFPREIEVGTLAGININALGPVARLTPRTSVLSMFRNATYLVPESTSDDNQLRVNGSAITMRCQLNDGDNITTNTGSFTYRDDRAGRTAQSGGSGNAFDGKASPPPSNSSYFGA
- a CDS encoding tubulin-like doman-containing protein, with the protein product MIPPSIIVGVGGQGSAIALGVKERLKEFARARATPLTEKAELDAIEKSVRIFSLDIDHNTAINSRFTQNELLLLKPASPDAMIKSRTGNLDKWWPEHVTQPGGFINGAGGMRAKGRLAYYMLGRKHAEQIADSVDKLRANAQTAGYGIGTAITVFVYIVGSVSGGTGSGIMLTLAQHLRSLVDDDVHIVGAIPLASIMQHGPGDFQRDNIYANCSAALREIDWWMLPEKYRPASIAPFFYLNGTPIAGNGSDHKNETPFDLCYLFAESNQAGKPLPSFGAYTELIADCIALDVDSPAASASHSLISNILGGLNNKISPPVDDGSKATKSVLFAGAGAASIVFSVPETTGYLGDHLLLHVLDSIVLISQDRGDEARRWLNNGDREVLPNAGQVRLRERLKQAHTDVATGQVHQAEAAPEPRFENVDRKSWVTLVRNQRSLVDDTWLKTLRGLLARNEPIILNELWGQLLVTVNTTLEENRGNGLRHAADLLRGISGSLANRIEALTNEIDSTEPNRPGLRQKLDLGVRRYDEAIERLTVGGKSPFGGKGKQDAQAQAFLSTWWRPYVSTQRDIAEASAELSLLTNLNAHVARLRTALEQAITELERQRVDLRLGLDDHFKQSRGQMAQQDRVLADRALVDEVFARDITNAQTPDSQALRDIAVGFTTSGSSLRTWLLKPANQRGTQAQEAAHLSTAVSSAVRDARNKAADQFSATVQSMSIWDAMEHEFYARVGLGKVDTFLDAVGGVPGTGDAARRLTQYMQSRVSSCIAAAVPYWSLSRANQERYQDLYHIIHSVQASYAKEPFDAPDASEALKTLKEALKGMLSGGSAPDTSGQSIHHFFVSSREWGAPLFMINDDERQQMANSERTWTKQKGHVYIDQRYVGVLPDDLSLEGMQQRIDQLAEQKRHADAATQTTLRRVVETLGIALELDYARENKVGGSFDIATSASKHVYYPYAQDIYAAIRRLHDRSDELKEFAVVVNAGWSKLLTSEQCHRISNRIDVIDRQIGEMPIGEDPKKDTLVLMRDAMVGLQQDLNGHR